A genomic window from Helicobacter pylori includes:
- the radA gene encoding DNA repair protein RadA: MAKKTSLFECQHCGFTSPKWLGKCIQCNAWESFIELNQTQKEVLNTLKNPLSKAQKSVSIVEIEHEEVVKFSSTQSELDIVLGGGIAKGGLYLVGGSPGVGKSTLLLKVASGLAKNKQKVLYVSGEESLSQIKMRATRLDCIEKELYLLNEINWPVIKSNIESEDYFACVIDSIQTLYSPEISSAPGSISQVREITFELMRLAKTRDIAIFIIGHITKEGSIAGPRVLEHMVDSVLYFEGDPSRELRILRSFKNRFGPTSEIGLFEMKEQGLVSAKEASSLFFSKEEPMEGSAITITLEGSRALILEIQALVSECSFGAPKRLANGFDTNRLNMLIALLEKKLEIPLNRHDVFINVSGGIKISEPACDLAVIASILSSFKNRKIDNKTAFLGEVSLNGRILEAPNLNARLKEMENYGFLKAILPKKPSQKTSIKCYEANVVGKIVEWM, translated from the coding sequence TTGGCTAAAAAAACTTCTTTATTTGAGTGTCAGCATTGCGGTTTTACAAGCCCCAAATGGCTGGGTAAGTGCATTCAATGCAACGCATGGGAGAGTTTTATAGAGTTGAACCAAACCCAAAAAGAAGTTTTAAACACGCTTAAAAACCCGCTTTCAAAAGCGCAAAAAAGCGTTTCTATCGTGGAAATTGAGCATGAAGAAGTGGTGAAATTTTCTTCCACTCAAAGCGAGTTGGATATTGTTTTGGGTGGGGGGATCGCTAAAGGGGGGTTATATTTAGTGGGGGGGAGTCCTGGGGTGGGGAAATCCACTCTGCTTTTAAAAGTGGCTTCTGGGTTAGCCAAAAATAAGCAAAAGGTTTTGTATGTGAGCGGGGAAGAGAGCTTGAGCCAGATTAAAATGCGCGCCACTAGACTAGATTGCATAGAAAAAGAATTGTATTTGCTTAATGAAATCAATTGGCCTGTGATTAAATCCAATATTGAAAGCGAGGATTATTTTGCTTGCGTGATTGATTCTATCCAAACGCTTTATTCGCCAGAAATTTCTTCAGCGCCCGGCTCTATTTCGCAAGTGCGAGAGATCACTTTTGAGCTCATGCGTTTGGCCAAAACAAGAGATATTGCTATTTTTATCATCGGCCATATCACTAAAGAAGGGAGCATCGCAGGCCCTAGAGTACTAGAGCATATGGTAGATAGCGTGCTGTATTTTGAGGGCGATCCCAGTAGGGAATTAAGGATTTTAAGGAGTTTTAAAAACCGCTTTGGCCCTACGAGTGAGATTGGGTTGTTTGAAATGAAAGAGCAGGGTTTGGTGAGCGCTAAAGAGGCTTCAAGCTTGTTTTTTTCCAAAGAAGAGCCTATGGAGGGGAGCGCGATTACCATTACTTTAGAAGGCTCAAGGGCGTTGATTTTAGAAATCCAGGCGTTAGTGAGCGAATGCAGTTTTGGAGCGCCCAAACGATTGGCGAACGGGTTTGACACCAACCGCCTTAACATGCTCATCGCTTTATTGGAAAAAAAGCTAGAAATCCCCTTAAACCGCCATGATGTGTTCATTAATGTGAGCGGAGGCATTAAAATCAGCGAGCCGGCTTGCGATTTGGCGGTCATTGCCAGCATCCTTTCAAGCTTTAAAAACAGAAAAATTGACAATAAAACCGCTTTTTTGGGTGAAGTGAGTTTGAATGGCAGGATTTTAGAAGCCCCTAATTTGAACGCCAGGTTGAAAGAAATGGAAAATTACGGGTTTTTAAAAGCCATTTTGCCTAAAAAACCCAGTCAAAAAACTTCCATCAAGTGCTATGAGGCCAATGTGGTGGGTAAGATTGTTGAATGGATGTAG
- a CDS encoding iron-sulfur cluster assembly scaffold protein → MAKHDLVGSALWDAYSKEVQRRMDNPTHLGVITEEQAKAKNAKLIVADYGAEACGDAVRLYWLVDESTDTIIDAKFKSFGCGTAIASSDMMVELCLGKRVQDAVKITNLDVERGLRDDPDTPAVPGQKMHCSVMAYDVIKKAAGMYLGKNAEDFEEEIIVCECARVSLGTIKEVIRLNDLKSVEEITNYTKAGAFCKSCVKPGGHEKRDYYLVDILKEVREEMEAEKLKATANKSQSGELAFREMTMVQKIKAVDKVIDENIRPMLVMDGGDLEILDIKESDDYIDVYIRYMGACDGCMSATTGTLFAIENALQELLDRNIRVLPI, encoded by the coding sequence TAAAGAAGTTCAAAGGCGCATGGATAACCCTACGCATTTAGGGGTCATCACAGAAGAGCAGGCTAAAGCCAAAAACGCTAAGCTCATTGTGGCGGATTATGGCGCAGAAGCATGCGGGGATGCGGTGAGGTTGTATTGGCTTGTAGATGAAAGCACGGATACTATTATTGATGCGAAGTTTAAAAGCTTTGGCTGTGGGACTGCGATTGCAAGCTCGGACATGATGGTAGAATTGTGTCTGGGTAAAAGAGTCCAAGATGCGGTAAAAATCACGAATTTAGATGTGGAAAGAGGCTTAAGAGACGATCCGGACACGCCGGCTGTCCCTGGGCAAAAAATGCACTGCTCCGTGATGGCGTATGATGTGATCAAAAAAGCTGCCGGCATGTATTTGGGGAAAAATGCTGAAGATTTTGAAGAAGAAATCATCGTGTGCGAGTGCGCTAGGGTGAGTTTAGGCACGATTAAAGAAGTGATCAGGCTCAATGACTTAAAAAGCGTTGAAGAAATCACTAACTACACCAAAGCCGGGGCTTTTTGTAAAAGCTGCGTGAAACCCGGTGGGCATGAGAAAAGGGATTATTACTTGGTGGATATTCTTAAAGAAGTGCGCGAAGAAATGGAAGCTGAAAAACTTAAAGCCACCGCAAATAAATCCCAAAGTGGGGAGTTGGCTTTCAGGGAAATGACAATGGTTCAAAAGATTAAGGCCGTGGATAAAGTCATTGATGAAAATATCCGCCCTATGCTTGTGATGGATGGGGGGGATTTGGAGATTTTAGACATTAAAGAAAGCGATGATTACATTGATGTGTATATCCGCTACATGGGGGCATGCGATGGGTGCATGAGCGCGACTACCGGAACTTTATTTGCCATTGAAAACGCCTTGCAAGAATTGTTGGATCGTAATATCAGGGTGTTACCCATTTGA
- a CDS encoding ribbon-helix-helix domain-containing protein, translating into MENDKNTDETHLRATKNKLGRKPKTDANKKTRAVSLYFSDEQYQKLEKMANEEEESVGSYIKRYILKALRKIEQNGA; encoded by the coding sequence ATGGAAAACGACAAAAACACAGATGAAACGCACCTAAGGGCAACTAAAAATAAACTAGGACGCAAACCAAAAACAGACGCTAATAAAAAAACTCGCGCTGTGAGCTTGTATTTTTCTGATGAGCAATACCAAAAACTAGAGAAAATGGCTAACGAAGAAGAAGAAAGCGTGGGATCTTATATCAAACGCTATATTTTGAAAGCTTTAAGAAAAATAGAGCAAAATGGCGCTTGA